A window from Brachyhypopomus gauderio isolate BG-103 chromosome 6, BGAUD_0.2, whole genome shotgun sequence encodes these proteins:
- the LOC143516363 gene encoding interferon a3-like, which translates to MAPLYMWVFILHALSYWNCASGCTWTKTQKKGSISNFHILSNSSISHLELACKNAIRDDTKLNLEFPNKQYSHITQLQSKDHILFILRTLKNVMRVYDGEHEKSDCDPRKLQIFLLDIHRQVSELEQCATHVVVTDLTRRISKKMDMHFKSLISHLKNMDYSTKSWNDITGVVLRHLRRLDLLAINTKNHLQALT; encoded by the exons ATGGCACCGTTATATATGTGGGTTTTTATCCTGCACGCGCTTAGCTACTGGAACTGCGCGAGCGGCTGCACGTGGACGAAGACACAAAAGAAAGGGTCCATCAgcaattttcacattttaagCAATAGCTCAATTTCGCATCTTGAGCTGGCG TGCAAAAATGCTATACGTGACGACACCAAATTGAATTTGGAGTTTCCGAACAAGCAGTATAGCCACATTACTCAACTACAG TCAAAGGATCACATACTGTTTATTCTACGCACTCTAAAAAACGTGATGAGGGTATATGACGGGGAACACGAGAAGTCTGACTGCGACCCACGCAAACTGCAGATATTCCTGCTTGATATTCATCGTCAGGTTTCAGAGCTGGAGCAATGT GCAACACACGTCGTCGTCACAGACCTTACCAGGAGGATATCTAAAAAGATGGATATGCACTTCAAAAGTCTGATCTCTCACCTTAAAAATATG GactacagcacaaaaagttgGAATGACATCACAGGCGTAGTGCTGAGACACCTCAGAAGACTCGACTTACTGGCCATAAACACTAAAAACCACCTCCAGGCTTTGACATAA